The stretch of DNA TCATGAAGAGCTCATTGGATTAATTGTAGACAAAGTCAATCACATCACGACATATGAAGAGATTCATTCTCCGTTGAGCGCGGCATATGAAGAAAGCAGTCATGGAGTGTTTCAAGGAATTGCGAGCCGAGGCGAGCAGCTTATTGGCATACTGAAGCTGGAAGGGCTACTAGGGAGTTAGAAATAATTCAACAAAGTGATTAGCCTGGGAGGAAATCATATGAAATGGTTCTATAATTTTAAGACCGCTGTTAAGCTCCTGCTTGCTTTTTCCGTTCTTGGCATTATGGTAGTGTTCGTAGGTCTAAACGGTATTAAGCAGCAGGAGGAAATGAATAACCGGTTGAATGACATGTATCAGAATCATCTCCTGGCAATCAAGCCGCTCATGGAAACTAAAGATTTGTTCAACCAATCGAGAAATGAATTACGTAAATTATATATGAATAGCGGAAGCGAGAGCTCATTAACGATCAAATCACTGAGAGACGACATGACTGCTGCCAGCGAGAGACTGGAGGAATTCAAGAGGACAGAGCTTACTGCGGAATCCCAGGAACAATTGCCGGTTTTGGAAACGGCTCTGGACAGCTACAATCGGTCTGTTGATGAAATCATTCAAATGGCGTCAAGCCATCAAAACAACCAGCTGATTCAACTGCTTAATGATCCTAACGGAGTATATGCCCAAGGAAGAGACGACACCTTAGCCGCGCTCGATAAGCTGATTGATATCAACGCAGGCGAAGCACAAAGGGCCGAGCAGGCAGGGAAAGAGGCGTTTGCCTCAGGCCGGGAGCTTGTTTATTGGATTACTGCAGCGGCGTTGGCTGTAACTATCGTTACGGGTATTTTTGTTTCCGGCATTATATCTAGACCTCTTCGAAAAATAGGGAGCGTTGCCAAGCAAGCTGCAGAGGGAGAACTGGGAATCGCATCAGGCATTGGCACAACAGACGAGGTTGGAGTAATAGCAAACGCTGTGGATACGATGATCCTAAATGTGCGAAAAGTAGTAGACCGTATTCTTCTCAACGCTGAAAGCTTGGAGGCCGCTTCGAAGCAAATCTCTGTTACGAGTAAGGAAATTGCCGGAAGCAATAGCAATCGGGCAGAGTCTGAAGGCAAGATCAATGTATTGTTCAAAGAATTGACCGATGTCATTAACTCGGTAGCGCAGAATACTAAACAGGCTGCCGAGCTTTCCGAACAAAGCGCCAGAATAATCGATAAGGGTACGGAAGTAGTCAACATCTCGATGAACAGCATGAATGACGTTCGTGTCCATATGGCGGAGCTTGAGAAAAACTCGCTTGTGATCGGCGGCATTGTCGAAATGATTGAGGATATCGCCGACCGGACCAACCTGCTTGCCCTTAGTGCGGCTATCGAAGCCGCCCGAGCCGGAGAGCAGGGAAGAGGCTTTGCAGTAGTTGCCGACGAGGTTCGGAAGCTTGCGGAAAGCAGCAGTTCGGCTGAGAAAGAGATCATCGGCATGATTAAGGGCCTTCAGGAAAAAATAAAGCTCAGTGTAGCTGCCGTAGAGGAAAGCGTGACTTATTCCCATAGGACTGCCGAGACCTTTGGGGATATTCAAAAAATAGTCAGTGAAACGGGAGCGAAGGTGACGAACATCGCCGCTGCAAGCGAAGAGCAATCCGTTCAGGCTGCTGGCGCATGGGATGCTGTTGAGAGTATCACGGCGGCAACGAAAGTAGCGGCAGCAGCTAGTGAAAAAATGGCGGCGACCGCTCAAACCTTAGCTCAAATGGCGGATGAATTGCAGAAATCTGTCAGTATTTTTAAGATTGACCGTCATGAGGAGACTGAGCGGGAATCGCAGTAGAAATAATGGAAGGGATGGGAGGCGGGAAGTCTCCCGGTTACTTCCAGCTTGCCAAAAAGCGGAATTTATTTTATGATCACTTTAGTACAATCGTTCTATATCTAAGGGGAGCAGTGAGGAATAGTGGCCAAAAGAAGCTACGACAGCGAACGGGTCCGGCAGGATGTGCTGAAGGAAGCCGAAGGGCTGTTCTCGCGAAAAGGGTATACCGCCACCTCGATCGCGGATATTTCCAAGGCGACTGGGCACAGCAAAGGTCATATATATTATCACTTCAAGAGTAAAGAGGAGCTGTTCGTTGCTTTGGCACAGCAGACGATGCGAAGCTGGGGGGAGCGCTGGCGGGAGCGCGCTCTAACTTGCTCCTCACCTTCGGATAAACTGTACGCCATTGCCGATTTCGTGATGAACAACTATAAGCAGGATCTGCTGAAAGCGGGGCAGGAGCTGGCGGCGCTCCCTGATGTACAGCCGTCGACCTTGCAGGCGCTATATGGATTGGCAAGTACGCCGATGGGGGCTTACCGCGAAATCATTGGGGAAGGAATGGCAAACGGCGACTTCAAACGAGGGGACGCGGATCGGCTCAGCTTGCTGTTTGGCGGATGGCTCGGCGGGCTTAATGTGTATGTGCACACGCTGGACAAGGAGACGCTGCAAGATCTGTACAGGGAGACGGCGTCCTTGTTTTTACGGGCGATTTCCGAGTAGGAATCCCGTATTTTTTTCGGAAGATTAGAACGTTCGTACAAATTTAGGGTGAAATGGGGATGCCGCATGGAATGGTTGTATTGGCTGCTATCAGGATTGAATGCGCTGATGTGGGGAGGCGTGGCGTTATTATATACGGCCAAGGTGGGACAGATCGGCCAGCTGTACAAGACGGAGGCGATGCCGATTGAAGAGCCGCCGCTGATCTCGGTGATCATTGCCGCCAGAAATGAGCATAAAGCGCTGGAACGCTGCATTCGCTCGCTTGCCGGTCAGACCTATTCGAACCTTGAAATTATCGCTGTAGATGACCGCTCTACAGACAACACCCAGGCGATTATCGAAGAGATGGCAGCCAAGTACCCTAATGTATCCGGAGTATACATTCAAGAGCTGCCGGAGCACTGGATGGGAAAAAGCCATGCTTTGTACGAGGGAGTGAAGCTGGCGAACGGGGAATGGCTGCTTTTTACGGATGGGGATATCCTATTTCAACCGGAATGTGTATCCAAGGCGGAGGCCTACTGCCGAAAAGGGAGCCTCGATCATTTAACCCTTATTCCCGATTTCCACGGCAATCATTTGTTCTCCAAGTTGTACGGCGCCTTTATCTTTCTCAGTGCGTCGTCCTTCGGCATGCTCTGGAAGGTGAAGAATCCGAAAGCGCCGCAATCGCTCGGCGTCGGTGCTTTTAATTTGGTCAAGCGCAGCACTTACGAGAAAATCGGAACTCATGCGTCTTTCTCCTACGTCACAACGGACGACAATGCACTCGGCAAAAAGATCAAACAAGCGGGCTGCCGCCAGGATGCCGTGTACGGTACTCGGATGATCGTAGTCTGGAATTGGTATGAGAGTCTGGGACAGTTAATCGGGAGTGTGGAAAAGTCGGTGTTCAGCTTTCGGAACGCGCTAACCACAACCTTATCCTGTCTGCTGACGATGCTCTACCCTTGGGCCGGTCTCTTTATCGGTCCTATGGTTCCCAGAATACTCTGCGCGGTGAGCTTGCTGTCGGTATTTTGGCTGTACTTCGTTTATGCGCGCCATGCCGGCGGCGGCCGGTGGTACGGCATCGCCCACCCGCTAATCGGGCTTTGCCTTATGTTTGGCGGACTCCGCGGCGCTTTCCGTGCTTCCCGAAGAGGCGGCATGACCTGGCGCGGCACCACTTATGATTTGAAAAATCTGAAATCCTGAGCTTTGTGATATTAATCACGCCCTTTTTGTAAAATTTTTAAGAAAATCTAATGAAACATGAAAAGTCATCATAGAGGAGGCATAACAAGCTAAAGGAGGCCAGAAAATGGGCGCAATCAGAACGTATTTGAAGCTTGGCGAGTTGTTGGAACGTTATCCGGACAAAGAGGGTGTGCTCAAGGAATTTTTTGATGCGGGCTCGTCAGAGGAACTGCTTACCCGTTACGGAGCGGATTCTTACCTGAACCGGATGCTGAAGAGCGAAGCGAAACCCGCGGATACCCTGCTATCGCTGCTTAATGAGGGAGAGGAAGACCGGCCGCTGCCGGCAGCGGGAGACCTGGACTTTCTGGGAATGACCATCTGTTTGATGCGCCAGCGGTTTCAGGCTTGTTTTGATGATTGGATGACGGATTACAGGGAAGAGACAGGCGGAGCCTTCAATTGTTACCTGCCCCGAAATTGCGGAAGCGGCAATCCGTACCGGAACGTATGGCTGGCTGAGAACGTCCGTGACTTCCCGGGAATTGTGAGCGGGTGCGGCTTTAGCGATTTTTTCCGTGCCGAGTTCCGGGACAATCTGCTGAAAAAGAATGTGTTCCAATCCGTCGACATGCCGATCAATGCTTCACTTTCCCAGGAACTGATTGATCCCTTTGGGGCTTACACGCTGTATGGTATCTATCCCTATGTGATGATGATCGACGAGACCCGGATCGGTTCGCTGCCGCGTCCGAGAGAATGGGCCGATTTGATGAATCCCGTCTACGAAAATAATGTCATTGTCATCGGTTCCACCGAAAAAGTATCGGAGCTGCTGCTGATGTACACGCATAAAGAGCATGGCGACGAAGGGATACGCCGGCTCGGCGTGACAATCAAGGACGGATGGCATGGTTCCAAGATGGCGAAGACCGCGGGCAGCGGTTCCACAGAAGGCGCGGCGATTTATGTGCTGCCTTTAGGTTTTGCCCGGTATAGTCCGAGACCGGATAAAGTAACCATCGTGTGGCCGGAGGACGGAGCGATCTCGAATCCGCTGTTCATGCTGGTCCGTAAGGACCGTTACCGCGATCTTGAGCCGATTGCGCGCTATATGACCGGTCCGCAGCTTGGCCGCGAGGTTGCCGCCTGCTCCTTCCCGGCGCTTAATGCCGAGGTGGACAACGGACTGCCGGCGCATGCGAAGATGAAATGGCTGGGCTGGGAATACCTGCGTTCCATCGACCTTCAGCAGCTGAAGGGCCATACCCAATCGCTCTTTCAGCAGAATTGGAAGAGAAACTCCCGCGTGGAGATTTCCAAATAAGGAGTATACTGTGTGATTAAAAGGGAGTATCTCAGCAGCCATGCGAATGGCGGTTAAGACACTCTTTTTGCGGGCACTCCTCAAGCGGAACGTTACTCCAATCGCTGTTATGTTCAATTTTTCCCATCCACTAAAGTTTAAAAGGAGTATGAAATGCAAATTAACCCACAGGAATTCAGCGTAAATGGGCTGGGCTATACAGTTAGATCTGCAAATGTTAACGATGCACAAGCTTTGTCCGAAATAAGAGTGCAGATCGACGGAGAGACTGAAAATTTAGACAGAGAGCCGGGGGAGGCGTTCATTGATATACCCGGTTTTGAACAGATTATTAAGACGGATACCGAAAGCATGAGAAACCTTTTTTTAGTGGCGGCAGTTAAGGACAGGATCGTTGGATTTTCAAGATGCGAAGGAAATCAGTTGAAACGATTCTCTCATAAAGTAGAATTTGGAATATGCGTATTAAAAGATTATTGGGGATATGGCATTGGGAAAAATCTGTTAAAAGAATCGATTTCTTGGGCTGACTCAAACGGTATTAAAAAAATAACTTTAAATGGTGTGCTGGAAACAAATGATAAAGCCATTGAACTTTATAAAAAGTTTGGGTTTGAAATCGAAGGGATTTTAAAAAAGGACAAAGTTCTTTCGGACGGTAAATACTATAACACCATTGTTATGGGAAGATTTAATGGCTGATGAATCTGGAATTTCACTCTACTTCCAAAGACATGTAAACGTCTATGAGATCCTCACTTTCAACTTTAAAACCAAACCGTTCATAAAGATGTCTGGCGGAGCTCCCTTGCAAGACATTTAATACTACACTTTTTCCTTTTACATGATTTTGTTCAAGCAGATTTTTTAATACTTGACTGCCGATCCCTTTACCTTGGTAATTAGGATGAATATAAAAATGCTCCAGTAAATAACCATCGACCGCCGGTTTTAAAGCGATGCAGCCAACAAAAGAAGAATCTATCTCAATGATCCAAGTATGATCGGGGTCAAATGTATTACGGAAGCGTTGCCGAACCTTCTCTTCATCAAACCTTCCTAATCTGGATAAATCATTACGCAGTACAATTACTCGTAAATTAGCAATTGTCTCAACATCTGAATTTTGGGATTGACGAAGAGTAATCTGTTTCATCAAAAGTATCAGCTCCTCCCAGAGAATTGCCTCGTCAGTCTCAAGGTTCCAACCTCATATAAACGCTTCTCTCTCTAAATCCGAGCGACTTCCAAAATGCATAGGCTCGTTCATTCCAGTACATCACCTCGATATCCAGCCTGTCCGTGTCCAAAAACCCCGACAGCTTACGGAAAGCAGCCAGGCCGTAGCCTTGTCTTCTGCAGTGCCGGCAAATAAAAAAATGCCTAACATACAGCGGGCTGCTGCCATGGTGGACAAGGGCGTAGCCTTTGACATCATCGTCCTCCAAGAACAGATACGCTTGGTAATCCCCATCCAAAAAATTCTTCATACGCTCCTTTAGTTGAACGGTATCCATCTTGTTATCATGCTTCTCGTCTTCGATCAACTGCCGGTTAAGTTCCGCCAGCAGCTCCAAATCGGTCTCCGAACAGGTCTTTATAGCCAAGTTGTTCATGCACTCTTCCTCCCAATGCAGCATCCTGCGAATTCCAAATAACCGCTATACTTACCAGTTATAAATTACCACGTGAGCCGCGCTAGCTTCAACTGTATGGCGGACTCAAGGTATGCCGGAGGAAATCCGCAAAAAAAGTGTCTTTTACTTATTGACAGCCAGAAGTAAAGAATTTAAAGTTTATATAATTGATAGTGATAATCATTATCACTAATACATATCTATTATTCAACCCTAGGAGGAAAGAGAAATGAAGAAATTATGGTTTCCGGTTCTGATTCTGATGACGATTATTGTCAGCGCATGCGGCAGTAACAGCGGTAATTCCGGCGGCGCGGCGGCGAGGAGCAGTCCAACTTCAGGCAATGCTTCGGCGACGGCAAGTCCCGAAAGCTCCGCAACGGCTGAAACCGGTACGGAAAGCGGCACAGGCACGATTACTTACCAGTCCGAGAGCGGTCCGGTTGAAGTTCCGGCGAATCCGCAGCGCGTTATCGTGCTGTCGTCATTTGCAGGTAATGTACTGTCGCTGGGAGTTAACCTGGTCGGCGTTGATTCGTGGAGCAAGATGAACCCGAACTTTGAGGATAAGCTGAAAAATGTGGAAGCCGTATCCGATGAGGACCTGGAAAAGATTATCGAGCTGAAACCTGACCTGATCATCGGGCTTGACAATGTCAAGAATGTGGACAAGCTGAAGCAAATTGCCCCAACCGTAGTTTACACTTACGCCAAAGTTGATTATTTGACTCAGCATCTGGAAATCGGCAAGCTGCTGAATAAGGAGAGAGAGGCTCAGGCTTGGGTTGACGACTTCAAGAATCGGATGGAAAAAGCAGGCGAGGAGATCCGTGCAAAAATCGGCAACAAGACTATTTCGGTCATTGAAAACGATGCTAAGCAATTCTATGTGTTCGGCGATCACTGGGGACGCGGCACGGAGATTCTGTATCAGGGCATGAAGCTGAATATGCCGCAAAAGGTGAAGGACGCGGTGGCTAAAGACGGATGGTACGCGCTTTCGCAGGAAGTGATGCCGGAATATATGGGCGACTATGTGATCTTCAGCCGCAGCTCCGCTATGGACAATGCCTTCCAGCAGACCGAAACCTACAAGAATATTCCGGCGGTCAAGAATAATCAGGTCTATGAAGTGGACGCCAAAGCCTTCTACTTCAATGACGCGCTGACGCTGGATTACCAGCTTGATTTCATCACCCGGAATCTTCTGGGCAAGTAAGCGGGCCGGCGATGAAAGCTGAATCTGCACATTCCGGAGCGATTTGGGGCAAGCTGCTGGCGGCTTCTCTATTGCTTATCCTGTCCTTTGCCGTTTCTCTTATTGTCGGGGCGAAGAGCACAACGCTTCACGAAGCTTGGCTCGCGCTGACATCGCAGGCCGCCGGTGACAATATCACCATGATCCGTGAAATCCGCCTGCCGCGTGTAGCGGCGGGCATATTGGTTGGCGCCGCGCTCGCCGTAGCGGGAGCGGTCATGCAGGGACTGACGCGGAATCCGCTGGCTGATCCCGGCCTGCTCGGCATTACCTCAGGCGGAAACGCGGCACTGGCCTGCGCGCTCGCATTCATTCCCTCATTGAACTATTTCGGCATGACCGTGGCCTGCTTTCTTGGAGCCGCCGGCGGAGCCCTGCTCGTATTCGGACTTGGGGCCGCTTCGAGGAGCGGTCTTTCCTCCGTTCAATTGGTGCTTGCAGGCGCGGCGATGTCGGCATTGCTGACTGCCATAGCCGAAGGAGTCGCATTGTACTTTAAAATTTCCAAAGATGTATCCATGTGGACGGCGTCAGGTCTTGTCGGCACTTCCTGGGGGCAGGTTCGCACCATCGCCCCGTTTATTATTGTCGGAGTTTTGGTTTCAGCGGCTCTATCCAGGTCGCTTACGATCCTCAGCCTGAACGAAACATCCGCGGTTGGCCTTGGTATGAGAACAACACAAATCAAGACCGCGCTCTATGCGATGATCATTGTCCTCGCGGGGGCTTCGGTCGCACTTGTAGGGAATATGGCGTTTCTCGGGCTAATGATTCCGCATATTGTCAGGACATTCGCCGGAACCGATTACCGGACTATTGTGCCGCTGTCTGCCATCTGCGGAGCGGCATTCATGCTCCTGGCCGATACGCTGGGACGGATGGTTCACGCGCCGTTTGAAACGCCAGTCGCGGCGATTGTTGCGATGATGGGATTGCCGTTCTTCCTGATCACCGTGCGGAAAGGAGCGAAGTTTCTGTCATGATCGCGGGTTCTAAACTCAGAAGTCAGCGAACAGTGCTTCTGATGCTGTTTCTGCTGATCTCGGCAACGCTGTTCATCGGTATGGGGACAGGCAGCTCATCCGTCTCTTACGGCCGTATTCTGCCGACTCTGCTCGGTGATGGCTCCTTCAAGGATGAATTTGTCCTGTTCTCGATCCGGCTGCCGCGCATGCTCGTCACTCTATTGTCCGGAATGGCGTTGTCGCTGTCCGGAACGATTCTGCAATCCATTACCCGGAACGAGCTGGCTGATCCCGGCATCATCGGGATTAATTCGGGAGCCGGGGTCGCGGTTGCGGTTTTCTTCCTCTATTTTCCGGTCGACGCCGGTTCGTTTGCTTATGTGCTGCCGATCGTCGGATTTGCCGGAGGATTTCTCGCCTCGGCGCTGATTTATCTCCTGTCTTACAGCAGAAGCGGAGGGCTTCAGCCGATCCGGCTTGTATTGACGGGGATCGGTTGCTCACTGGCATTGTCAGGAGCAATGATCTTCATCATTTCATCCACCGACCGGCGGAAGTATGAATTTATCGCCAAATGGCTGGCCGGCAGCATTTGGGGTACGGATTGGCCGTACATAACCGCGCTTGTACCCTGGCTCGTCATCCTGATCCCCTACATTTTTTACAAATCGCGGACGCTGAACCTGCTGGCCCTGAACGAGCAGGTAACGGTCGGGGTAGGTGTCAGACTCACCCCTGAACGGCTTGGACTGCTGGCTGCTGCGGTTGCGCTGGCTTCAGCAGCGGTTTCCATAACAGGCGGAATCGCTTTCATTGGACTTGTTGCACCGCATATTGCGAAATCGCTGGTCGGTCCCCGGCATCAGCTGTGTGTCCCGGTCGCGCTGCTGCTCGGCGGCTGGCTGCTGCTGACCGCCGATCTTGTCGGCCATAACCTTGCAGCTCCGGACGGCATTCCGGCCGGTGTTATGGCCGCTTTAATCGGCGCGCCGTATTTTGCCTATTTGCTGTTGCGAAAATAACTCCTGGGCAAAGGCTGCGCCCGGAGCTACACAGAATCATAAAAGGCTGCGCCGCGATAGAGTACTCTAACGCGGCGCAGCCTTTCGCTTTTACTCCTTAATGGAGGGGTGCGGCCATCAAATTTTAAAGCGGGAAATCAGCGACTGGAGGTTTCCTGCCATGGCGCTTAGAGATTCGGCTGCGAAACGCATTTCTTCTCCGGAAGCCAATTGCTCCTCGGTTGCCGCGGCAATCTCTTGAGTGCCCGCCGAAATGTCGCTTGTTCCTATACCGACGGTTTCCATGGATTGCGATACGACTGTGAACTGGCTGCGCATAAGCTGCGCCGAGCCGGAGATTTCCGATGTTTTGCCGGATACCTCGCTGATAGATCGAAGGATCTCCTGGAACTGATCCAAGCTATGGCTCGTTATTTCGTTCCCTTCGGCGGTTCTGGCTTTGACGTCAGTCATGCTGCTGAGCGCCAGATTTGCATTCTCGCGAATATTCCCGATCAATTCACTGATTTCTTTGGCCGATTCGGCAGAATATCCGGCCAGCTTTTTCACTTCTCCGGCCACTACGTCAAATCCGCGGCCAGCTTCACCCGCTCGTGCTGCTTCGATCGATGCGTTGAGAGCAAGCAGATGGGTCTGCTCGGAAATTTCGTTGATCAGCGAGGTGATTTCCGCGATCTTCACCGTCTGCCCGGAGAGCAGGGTTAATCTCGAATCGGCTTCATTAACCGCCCGCTTGATATCATTCATTTTCTCAACCATCCGCGCAATGGTCTGCTCGCCGGCACCGGCCCGTTCATGCATGCTGAGTGAAGCGGAGGCCATATCCGAGGAGTGGTGAGAAATGGACTCAATCCGTTCCAATGATTCACGCGTCTGGTTAGCATTAACGGCAGCAAGTCTATTTTGTTCGGAAGCTCTGTCGGCAATGGTCTGCATGGATCCGGCGATAAGCTGCGATGTGGACCTGGACTGCTCGACGCTTGCGAAGAATTGCTGCGATACAGAAGAGAGATGGCTGGTGGCTTCGCTGACTTTTCCGACGATCTCCCTTAAGGATGCGATAAAAGCGTTGAAACTTCCCGCCAGCATGCCAAATTCATCTTTTTGAGCGATCCGAATCGTTCTTGTAAGGTCGGCTTCACCCGCCGCGATTTCATTCATCTGCTCATTAAGGAGTCTTAAAGGTTTCAAAATGATTCGCAGAAGCAGGATGGAGGCGGCCGTTCCGAGAATCACGCTTAAAATGGCGACCGTCAGCAAAATGGTTTGAGAGCGGGCAGAGTTTTCTTTAATATGCTGCTCGACCGGAGCAGCCTCCTCTGCAAGAAGCTTGACCACCTTTTCGACGGCCGGATTTACATTTTGTTTCCGCAGACTTCGCTCTTGTTCGAAATGTAAATTTTCGGCCTGCTGCACAGAGCCGCTGCCGCGCAGGCGCACCATTTCGCTGTTCAATTGGAACAGTTTCGTCAGAGCGCCTTCGATCTCTTGCATCGCGGAGCCATACTTGCTCTTAAGAGCCGGGGTCATAGTTTGAAGCAGTTTGTTAATATTGCCCATCTTCGTTTGCATTTCCCCGGTGAATTCCGTCTGGCCGGTAAGCAAATATCCCCGCTCGTCATTTGCCAGACCGGCAAGCAGATATTGAACCTGCTTCATGTCCCGCTGCAGTTCATTTAGCTCGCGCAGATTCTGTGCTTCTTCCGCAATTCCACGGATTGATGTTACAGCCAAAATACTGCTTCCGGCGAGCGCTGCAATCAGCAGTGCCACCAATACGATTAATTTACTCCTGACTTTCATTTCCATTCCTCCCGGTCTTAATACTCTTATTTATATCGGGAGGTGTTACCCGCTTTGTTACACCACAGCGCTGAAAGATTCATCAGAGCATCCGACCCGCTTCAAGGCGCTCGCTACATCAGCTTCCAGTCCTCCTGCTCCTCGGTATATACGGCGACCAGCACAAGGGCGGTATCTTCACCTATATTTTGGACCTTGTGGGGAGTGCAGGCATTCCAACTGAATGCGTCGCCTTCTTCCAGCACGGCCGTATCTTCCCCTTGTTCAGCAAGAATCTTGCCCCGGATAACCAGGTGTGTCTCCTCGCCTTCGTGGGCGTGGGGGGCTTCGCCGGTGGATGCCCCGGGAGGGAACTCGACGAGCACCATCCGCATATTTTTCGTTCTGCTCAAATGGGATACTTTTAATTGCTCGGGTCCGCTGGAAGTTTCCCGGCGTTCCTGGCTCCGGACGATGTGCATTTTTTCTTCTTTTCGCAGCAGCAGGTAGGCCAGCGGCACTTTGAGCGCCAGGGCAATGCTTTCAAGTGTCGCGATGGACGGAGAAGTTTTATTCGTCTCAACCTGGCTCATGAATCCTTGCGACAGCCCGGTCTGCTCGCATATTTGAGCGATTGTAATATTTTTGCGCTTGCGTATGGCGCGGATCGTGGAACCGATATCCACAGGCAGTCACCTCGTTACAAGTTATGTAGTGATTCAAATATTTTAGCATTTTCGGCTGCGGTAAGACCAATCCAATTGAATAAGCACTCGGAAAATCGGTTAATAGATTACAAATAATCAGTAACTATATTTATTATTGACAAAACGCATTTCTTCGATTATGTTTATTTACATAAAATAATAATTCATATTACTTATATTTTGGGAGGAGAAAAGAATAATGAAAAACACAGTGACGATTTTGATGAGAGTGGTACTCGGCGTTTTATTCCTGGCTCATGGGGTCAGCAAGCTTCAGATGGGACTGGACAACGTTGCTGGTTGGTTCGACAGCATTGGCCTTCCCGGCTTTTTGGCTTATGTTGTGGCGGGAATTGAACTCGTTGGCGGGATCATGCTGATCCTGGGTCTGCTCACACGCTACGTATCGGTCGTGCTGGTTATCGTGCTCCTTGGCGCGGTCTTTACCGCGAAGCTGTCAGCAGGTCTGCTCGGCAATGGACAATCCGCAGGATATGAACTGGATCTGACTTATATCTTGATCGCTTTGTATCTGGCTGTTGCGGGCTCATCAGGCTTGTCGCTGGACCGCGTACTCTTTCGCAAAAGTGAACAAAACTGATGGATATCCCATACGAATAAAAAGGGGTGAACCAATATGATGCCGTCTTACTTTTTTGCGCATGGCGCGCCGTCGCTTGTGATTGAAGATCATGAGTATACATCGTTCTTGAAAAATATTGCCGCCACGCTGCCGCGAAAGCCGAAGGCAATTGTCATCTTTTCCGCCCACTGGGAGCATAAGGTCCAGCAAGTCAGTTCGGTCAACACGCACGGTACAATCTATGATTTCTCCGGATTTCCGGAGGAAATGTACCGGATGACGTATCCGGCTTCCGGGGACGCTTCGCTTAGCGAACAGGTGTTGTCGCTGCTGAATAGCGCGGGAATTCCAGCCTTACCAGACACAAACCGGGGGCTCGATCATGGCTCCTGGGCGGTGCTTAAGCTAATCTACCCGGACGCGGACATTCCCGTCGTGGCGCTGTCGGTGAACCGGTATCTGGACAATGCAAAGCAGTATGAGATTGGAAAAGCGCTCGCCGAGCTGCGGGAGCAGGACGTTCTCATTATCGGCAGCGGAGGAATCGTCCAC from Paenibacillus sophorae encodes:
- a CDS encoding TetR family transcriptional regulator C-terminal domain-containing protein produces the protein MAKRSYDSERVRQDVLKEAEGLFSRKGYTATSIADISKATGHSKGHIYYHFKSKEELFVALAQQTMRSWGERWRERALTCSSPSDKLYAIADFVMNNYKQDLLKAGQELAALPDVQPSTLQALYGLASTPMGAYREIIGEGMANGDFKRGDADRLSLLFGGWLGGLNVYVHTLDKETLQDLYRETASLFLRAISE
- a CDS encoding GNAT family N-acetyltransferase; the encoded protein is MNNLAIKTCSETDLELLAELNRQLIEDEKHDNKMDTVQLKERMKNFLDGDYQAYLFLEDDDVKGYALVHHGSSPLYVRHFFICRHCRRQGYGLAAFRKLSGFLDTDRLDIEVMYWNERAYAFWKSLGFRERSVYMRLEP
- a CDS encoding glycosyltransferase; the protein is MEWLYWLLSGLNALMWGGVALLYTAKVGQIGQLYKTEAMPIEEPPLISVIIAARNEHKALERCIRSLAGQTYSNLEIIAVDDRSTDNTQAIIEEMAAKYPNVSGVYIQELPEHWMGKSHALYEGVKLANGEWLLFTDGDILFQPECVSKAEAYCRKGSLDHLTLIPDFHGNHLFSKLYGAFIFLSASSFGMLWKVKNPKAPQSLGVGAFNLVKRSTYEKIGTHASFSYVTTDDNALGKKIKQAGCRQDAVYGTRMIVVWNWYESLGQLIGSVEKSVFSFRNALTTTLSCLLTMLYPWAGLFIGPMVPRILCAVSLLSVFWLYFVYARHAGGGRWYGIAHPLIGLCLMFGGLRGAFRASRRGGMTWRGTTYDLKNLKS
- a CDS encoding methyl-accepting chemotaxis protein; amino-acid sequence: MKWFYNFKTAVKLLLAFSVLGIMVVFVGLNGIKQQEEMNNRLNDMYQNHLLAIKPLMETKDLFNQSRNELRKLYMNSGSESSLTIKSLRDDMTAASERLEEFKRTELTAESQEQLPVLETALDSYNRSVDEIIQMASSHQNNQLIQLLNDPNGVYAQGRDDTLAALDKLIDINAGEAQRAEQAGKEAFASGRELVYWITAAALAVTIVTGIFVSGIISRPLRKIGSVAKQAAEGELGIASGIGTTDEVGVIANAVDTMILNVRKVVDRILLNAESLEAASKQISVTSKEIAGSNSNRAESEGKINVLFKELTDVINSVAQNTKQAAELSEQSARIIDKGTEVVNISMNSMNDVRVHMAELEKNSLVIGGIVEMIEDIADRTNLLALSAAIEAARAGEQGRGFAVVADEVRKLAESSSSAEKEIIGMIKGLQEKIKLSVAAVEESVTYSHRTAETFGDIQKIVSETGAKVTNIAAASEEQSVQAAGAWDAVESITAATKVAAAASEKMAATAQTLAQMADELQKSVSIFKIDRHEETERESQ
- a CDS encoding ABC transporter substrate-binding protein; its protein translation is MGAIRTYLKLGELLERYPDKEGVLKEFFDAGSSEELLTRYGADSYLNRMLKSEAKPADTLLSLLNEGEEDRPLPAAGDLDFLGMTICLMRQRFQACFDDWMTDYREETGGAFNCYLPRNCGSGNPYRNVWLAENVRDFPGIVSGCGFSDFFRAEFRDNLLKKNVFQSVDMPINASLSQELIDPFGAYTLYGIYPYVMMIDETRIGSLPRPREWADLMNPVYENNVIVIGSTEKVSELLLMYTHKEHGDEGIRRLGVTIKDGWHGSKMAKTAGSGSTEGAAIYVLPLGFARYSPRPDKVTIVWPEDGAISNPLFMLVRKDRYRDLEPIARYMTGPQLGREVAACSFPALNAEVDNGLPAHAKMKWLGWEYLRSIDLQQLKGHTQSLFQQNWKRNSRVEISK
- a CDS encoding GNAT family N-acetyltransferase produces the protein MQINPQEFSVNGLGYTVRSANVNDAQALSEIRVQIDGETENLDREPGEAFIDIPGFEQIIKTDTESMRNLFLVAAVKDRIVGFSRCEGNQLKRFSHKVEFGICVLKDYWGYGIGKNLLKESISWADSNGIKKITLNGVLETNDKAIELYKKFGFEIEGILKKDKVLSDGKYYNTIVMGRFNG
- a CDS encoding GNAT family N-acetyltransferase; protein product: MKQITLRQSQNSDVETIANLRVIVLRNDLSRLGRFDEEKVRQRFRNTFDPDHTWIIEIDSSFVGCIALKPAVDGYLLEHFYIHPNYQGKGIGSQVLKNLLEQNHVKGKSVVLNVLQGSSARHLYERFGFKVESEDLIDVYMSLEVE